Proteins found in one Zea mays cultivar B73 chromosome 1, Zm-B73-REFERENCE-NAM-5.0, whole genome shotgun sequence genomic segment:
- the LOC109943663 gene encoding uncharacterized protein: MRLDALGSRSHLAWLMEKLDPNDMTIRAGPGKELKITKDTVHLILGLPNAGGGTALGIDEAVVANNLRAELGLSKEDFGVTALQDRLRKGSDDDLSIRCFFLILFNRLLFPTASWGITNHEVLLTEQMDRFHQIDWCQLIFNDLCQAAKKWHNRSVTNVSTTIYGCSIVILLYYLDHLHDSAAPLNKRGTPRIKYFDRNIIQALTRADKGKIRKGEEAFGHCSFRSSSETCYTDVPPVHAQFKA, encoded by the exons ATGAGACTGGATGCACTCGGCAGCAGATCACACTTAGCTTGGCTGATGGAAAAGCTCGACCCCAATGACATGACAATTCGAGCTGGCCCTGGAAAGGAGCTGAAAATAACAAAGGATACGGTGCACCTAATTTTGGGTTTACCGAATGCTGGGGGAGGAACTGCATTGGGCATCGATGAAGCTGTTGTTGCCAACAATTTGAGAGCTGAACTTGGGCTATCGAAAGAAGATTTTGGGGTTACAGCTCTACAAGATCGTTTGAGGAAAGGTTCTGACGATGATTTAAGCATCAGATGCTTTTTCTTGATATTGTTCAATAGGTTGTTGTTCCCTACTGCCAGCTGGGGAATAACGAACCATGAGGTTCTTTTAACCGAGCAGATGGATCGTTTCCACCAGATTGACTGGTGTCAGCTTATTTTCAATGATTTATGCCAAGCTGCCAAGAAGTGGCATAACAGGAGCGTTACGAACGTTTCTACAACCATCTATGGATGTTCCATCGTTATTCTT ctgtattatttggatcatttGCATGACTCAGCGGCACCCCTGAACAAACGTGGAACACCACGAATCAAATACTTTGATAGGAATATTATTCAAGCCCTGACAAGAGCTGACAAGGGCAAGATACGCAAAGGAGAAGAAGCATTTGGACATTGCTCG TTCCGAAGCTCCTCAGAGACCTGCTACACAGATGTACCACCCGTTCATGCACAATTCAAGGCATGA
- the LOC103652650 gene encoding uncharacterized protein produces the protein MGFIEKLSHFDAEVGKACSVIKQNLQQIVEKQFNLSDVFGELIDEVLRAEAGDNEDAYDVQKTTSKSDDILPQTAEGCTCPAPPTVPDMSTPVSQLDTQFTDTQNKTPTTSVGKHGDGGKNMPTNTNVTPKATPHMDPDAPIFDATPQIKSTGGVQQVAETDLPDSGPCFDQTPSEHVYVETDPATNTPQVGQASLDSEMQTVLALREYLCGLQSDTRRTIIDYGEYSATCSDIYESFVDGKCLDNGFMQCFIQCVIHDAKNQQTSMSSNSLVLDVNVGSILNFEEQERHSRNPQPFDESVLHTLLDNSLPETDELDQCKAIMVPMVSRGHWTLYVVNKVKKCIHILDSNPYGPTLGGTTWKDYHFAHLGWIK, from the exons ATGGGTTTCATAGAGAAGCTGTCACATTTTGATGCGGAGGTTGGTAAGGCGTGTTCAGTTATTAAACAGAATCTTCAGCAGAttgttgagaaacaattcaatctATCTGATGTTTTTGGCGAGTTAATTGATGAGGTCCTCCGTGCCGAGGCGGGTGACAACGAAGATGCTTATGATGTGCAGAAAACCACATCAAAATCAGATGATATTCTTCCCCAGACAGCTG AAGGATGTACGTGTCCGGCCCCCCCAACTGTACCCGATATGTCTACTCCAGTTTCTCAGCTGGATACGCAGTTTACAGACACACAG AACAAAACACCTACAACCTCAGTG GGTAAACATGGTGACGGTGGCAAGAACATGCCGACCAATACAAACGTCACTCCTAAAGCAACACCACACATGGATCCTGACGCGCCGATATTTGATGCGACACCGCAAATCAAG TCTACTGGCGGCGTACAACAAGTGGCAGAAACAGACTTGCCTGACAGTGGTCCATGCtttgatcagactccatctgaACAT GTTTATGTTGAAACCGATCCAGCTACAAACACTCCACAGGTTGGCCAGGCTTCTCTTGATTCGGAGATGCAAACTGTGTTAGCTCTACGCGAATATTTGTGTGGTCTGCAATCTGACACCCGCAG GACCATAATAGATTATGGTGAATATTCAGCGACATGTTCTGACATATATGAATCTTTTGTCGATGGGAAGTGTCTCGACAATGGATTCATGCAGTGTTTCATCCAATGTGTTATTCATGATGCAAAAAATCAGCAGACTTCCATGAGTTCAAACAGTTTGGTTCTTGATGTTAATGTTGGG TCAATACTCAACTTTGAGGAACAGGAACGACACAGTCGCAATCCTCAACCTTTTGATGAATCTGTACTCCACACACTTCTAGACAATTCATTGCCTGAGACAGATGAGTTGGACCAATGCAAAGCG ATCATGGTCCCCATGGTAAGCAGGGGGCATTGGACATTGTATGTTGTCAACAAGGTCAAGAAGTGCATTCATATTTTAGATTCCAACCCATATGGACCAACACTTGGTGGAACTACATGGAAGGACTATCATTTTGCACATTTGGG CTGGATCAAATGA
- the LOC109943665 gene encoding protein FAR1-RELATED SEQUENCE 5-like, with amino-acid sequence MMLDDFHLHENNTLARLYDIRKDWVPAFFKGDYCGLMVSTQRSESMNKLVKSAHVDASTPLHQFAKQMMKLLHSRKMKEAKEALGCMGQKDTTTLYMFEIRVARAYTRAVMTRFQETVKYATAYRIDRDTEGEEHDWVVKHTTRSNKIVWGQHQFKIRADVDAGKYSCECKHWEHTGLFCVHLVRAFMHLQIERIPSEYILQRYTYSAHQDVAFSRDDRNLKGKDGETRSYRQKMLLKKAMKVVHHASMSKAGNDKALEMMDELLGLLMRVEPDIGTGESCGTSVCDDIQVEAYETEEMAIDNLRKLDDGNEEILMGSNTNECNTKDDQCNMQILTLEHNTDIRLVESSSMDVEARKKLEFHMEGVNLTRPDKAKPKGRTIKSSEQQVLKLGAKGAKKMSRKCQKCGIADGHNSRTCLTVEDNRVRLANLSGRKRGRPPGSRNKIIAAAPQWNETSTSKKRTVDVGDDDSSGRE; translated from the exons ATGATGCTTGATGATTTCCACCTACACGAGAACAACACCCTTGCCAGATTATATGACATACGCAAAGATTGGGTACCTGCATTTTTCAAAGGAGATTATTGTGGTCTTATGGTCTCTACACAACGAAGCGAGAGCATGAACAAGTTGGTGAAGAGTGCCCACGTGGATGCAAGCACACCGCTTCATCAATTTGCAAAGCAAATGATGAAGCTACTGCATAGTAGGAAGATGAAAGAGGCCAAAGAGGCACTAGGATGCATG GGTCAAAAGGATACAACTACATTGTATATGTTTGAAATAAGAGTAGCAAGGGCATACACTAGAGCTGTGATGACAAGGTTTCAGGAGACAGTAAAATATGCAACTGCATACCGAATAGACCGTGATACAGAGGGTGAGGAACATGATTGGGTGGTGAAACATACTACAAGATCAAATAAAATTGTTTGGGGTCAACACCAATTCAAGATAAGGGCTGATGTGGATGCCGGAAAGTATTCATGTGAGTGCAAGCATTGGGAGCATACAG GTCTATTTTGTGTTCATCTTGTACGCGCTTTCATGCATCTACAAATTGAAAGGATCCCAAGTGAGTATATTTTGCAACGATACACATACTCCGCGCATCAAGATGTGGCTTTTTCAAGAGACGATAGGAATTTGAAAGGAAAAGATGGAGAAACTAGATCATatagacagaagatgttgcttaaaaaAGCAATGAAAGTAGTACACCATGCGAGTATGTCTAAAGCTGGGAATGATAAAGCCCTAGAGATGATGGACGAATTATTAGGGTTATTGATGCGTGTGGAGCCTGATATAGGTACTGGTGAGAGTTGTGGCACAAGTGTTTGCGATGACATCCAG GTCGAAGCGTATGAAACAGAAGAAATGGCTATAGACAACTTACGCAAATTAGATGATGGGAACGAG GAAATTTTAATGGGCTCTAATACAAATGAATGCAATACTAAGGATGATCAATGTAATATGCAGATATTAACATTGGAACATAACACTGACATTCGGCTGGTTGAGAGTAGTTCTATGGATGTGGAAGCTAGAAAG AAACTGGAATTTCATATGGAAGGTGTAAACTTGACGAGACCAGATAAGGCCAAGCCTAAGGGAAGAACAATCAAAAGTAGTGAGCAACAAGTTTTAAAATTGGGTGCGAAAGGAGCTAAAAAGATGAGCAGGAAATGCCAGAAATGTGGCATAGCTGATGGTCACAACAGCCGTACGTGTTTAACTGTCGAGGATAATAGGGTTCGATTGGCTAACCTATCTGGACGTAAGCGAGGACGGCCTCCTGGTTCAAGGAACAAAATCATAGCTGCAGCCCCGCAATGGAATGAGACATCAACGTCGAAAAAACGAACGGTGGATGTCGGAGATGATGATTCATCTGGTAGAGAGTAA